One Natronomonas moolapensis 8.8.11 genomic region harbors:
- a CDS encoding rhomboid family intramembrane serine protease, with protein sequence MDSSALMWHSALVAGVVVSLATLVYVSRPGGRWGAIARKRLVMGLPWGTLVAVAGVACFYLFVQDGLANPRNPLEIPFRAYSYFYPLGILTSGFAHTSLGHVTSNLLGTLVFGSLAEYAWSHFPRRRGRSSFASLGSNPFVRIAAWTLGAAGAAVATSTFGLGPVIGFSGALFAFVGFALVRFPIATVVAALSTRVVTQLYNAIRVPEVQQSAAETFSRPWWAGIAIQGHAVGLLLGVVAGTALLYRRDVRPTPEHVWLAALAFAVDRGLWAVYLPEGSETYRLFRALGMAAVFVLAAIVAGGTSATTRALLPSVDLSRRDVAFGVVFAALVAVAFVGVPLNLSAVEDPTAGVGEADAVEVGDYTVLYAEGVENRFVSSVPVPGGENRTENRVKSSGLIVVSERRNIWWEEVSAARLESAGAATIRVGGLAWSEDVRATRTTWAVAGGNATYHVRLGLAAENSSDRPVVFRADPVEADAVVDGRRLSIAPAGDGFEVAVSRRNETLGRAAIPPGNGTVTTGGVTLFRENRNLFAERGLTRVRIARRAG encoded by the coding sequence ATGGATTCGTCGGCCCTTATGTGGCATTCCGCCCTCGTGGCGGGGGTCGTCGTTTCGCTTGCAACCCTCGTGTACGTGAGTCGGCCCGGTGGGCGGTGGGGGGCGATCGCCCGAAAACGACTCGTGATGGGACTCCCGTGGGGTACGCTCGTCGCCGTCGCGGGCGTCGCCTGTTTTTATTTGTTCGTCCAGGACGGCCTCGCGAACCCCCGAAATCCCCTCGAGATACCGTTTCGGGCCTACAGCTACTTTTATCCGCTCGGGATCCTCACCTCCGGGTTCGCCCACACGAGTCTGGGCCACGTTACGAGCAACCTGCTCGGGACGTTGGTCTTCGGGTCGCTGGCCGAGTACGCCTGGAGTCACTTTCCCCGCCGCCGCGGGCGCTCGTCGTTCGCGTCGCTCGGATCGAACCCCTTCGTCCGGATCGCGGCGTGGACTCTCGGCGCCGCAGGCGCGGCCGTCGCGACGTCGACGTTCGGGCTCGGCCCGGTGATCGGGTTCTCCGGAGCCCTCTTCGCGTTCGTCGGGTTCGCGCTGGTCCGGTTCCCGATCGCGACCGTCGTTGCCGCCCTCTCGACGCGGGTCGTCACCCAACTGTACAACGCGATCCGCGTGCCGGAAGTCCAACAGTCGGCCGCGGAGACGTTCTCGCGGCCGTGGTGGGCGGGAATCGCGATACAGGGCCACGCCGTCGGCCTGTTGCTCGGTGTCGTGGCCGGGACGGCGCTTCTGTACCGCCGGGACGTTCGCCCGACCCCCGAACACGTCTGGCTCGCAGCGCTCGCCTTCGCCGTCGATCGGGGGCTGTGGGCCGTCTACCTCCCGGAAGGCTCCGAGACCTACCGGCTATTCAGGGCGCTCGGGATGGCCGCAGTCTTCGTCCTCGCCGCGATCGTGGCGGGCGGGACGTCGGCGACGACCCGGGCGTTGCTCCCGAGTGTCGATCTCTCGCGCCGAGACGTGGCGTTCGGGGTGGTCTTCGCCGCGCTCGTGGCGGTCGCGTTCGTCGGCGTCCCGCTGAACCTGTCCGCGGTCGAGGACCCGACGGCCGGCGTCGGGGAGGCCGACGCGGTCGAGGTCGGAGATTACACCGTCCTCTACGCTGAGGGCGTCGAGAACCGGTTCGTCTCCTCGGTTCCGGTCCCCGGCGGCGAAAACCGGACCGAGAACCGCGTCAAATCGAGCGGCCTCATCGTCGTCTCCGAGCGCCGGAACATCTGGTGGGAGGAGGTCTCCGCCGCACGCTTGGAGTCGGCCGGTGCCGCGACGATCCGCGTCGGCGGCCTCGCCTGGAGCGAGGACGTCCGGGCGACGCGGACGACCTGGGCCGTCGCGGGCGGGAACGCGACGTATCACGTCCGCCTCGGGCTTGCGGCCGAGAACAGCAGCGATCGCCCCGTCGTGTTCCGGGCGGACCCCGTCGAGGCCGACGCCGTCGTCGACGGCCGGCGGCTGTCGATCGCACCGGCCGGCGACGGCTTCGAGGTCGCCGTCTCCCGCCGCAACGAGACGCTCGGGAGGGCAGCCATCCCGCCGGGGAACGGGACAGTGACGACGGGAGGCGTCACGCTCTTTCGGGAAAACCGGAACCTGTTCGCGGAGCGCGGGCTAACGCGAGTCCGGATCGCCAGGCGGGCCGGATGA
- a CDS encoding YeiH family protein, which translates to MIAAVGRTLPGIVVLCLGALAARRFSTLAGVSELLLAIGLGVALANTVGVPERVRAGVGTHDVWLAAGIVLLGGSLTLGSVLETGNSVLLLLVTAVTVTVLLVEAIARNVAGLTERLGSLLAAGAGICGVSAVVAVGGAIRAKETQIAYAAAVILLVDAVTIVVYPIVGSVLGLSGIAFGVWTGVSMLSTGPVVAVGFAHSEVAGQWATVTKLARNVLIGAVALGYASYYARRGSGGQTSLRMLWANFPKFVLGFLAFVGLASAGVFSPGQRASMANAVDWLFLLAFVGLGTEIRIEDIRRTGFAPALVVFGVVSVVSALSLAVALAVF; encoded by the coding sequence ATGATCGCCGCGGTCGGCCGGACGCTCCCCGGTATCGTTGTTCTCTGTCTCGGCGCGTTGGCGGCGCGCCGGTTCTCGACGCTCGCCGGTGTCAGCGAACTGCTGTTGGCCATCGGATTGGGCGTCGCCCTCGCGAACACAGTCGGCGTCCCGGAGCGGGTCCGTGCCGGAGTGGGGACACACGACGTCTGGCTCGCCGCGGGAATCGTGTTGCTCGGGGGCTCGCTGACGCTCGGGTCCGTCCTCGAAACCGGCAACAGTGTTTTGTTGTTGTTGGTCACCGCCGTGACGGTCACTGTCCTTCTGGTGGAGGCGATCGCTCGGAACGTCGCTGGATTGACCGAGCGACTCGGATCACTGCTCGCCGCCGGGGCCGGGATCTGCGGCGTCTCGGCGGTCGTCGCCGTCGGCGGTGCGATCCGCGCGAAGGAGACACAGATCGCCTACGCCGCCGCGGTTATCCTGTTGGTCGATGCGGTTACGATCGTCGTCTATCCGATCGTCGGCTCCGTGCTCGGTCTCTCCGGGATCGCCTTCGGGGTCTGGACCGGAGTCAGTATGCTCTCGACCGGGCCGGTGGTCGCCGTCGGATTCGCCCACTCAGAGGTCGCCGGCCAGTGGGCGACGGTGACGAAACTCGCGCGCAACGTTTTGATCGGCGCCGTCGCGCTCGGCTACGCGAGTTACTACGCGCGGCGGGGATCCGGCGGCCAGACCTCTCTTCGGATGTTGTGGGCGAACTTTCCGAAGTTCGTCCTCGGGTTTCTTGCCTTCGTCGGTCTCGCGAGCGCCGGGGTCTTCTCGCCCGGGCAACGCGCTTCGATGGCGAACGCCGTCGATTGGCTGTTCTTGTTGGCGTTCGTCGGTCTCGGGACGGAGATCCGAATCGAGGACATCCGACGGACCGGCTTCGCCCCCGCACTCGTCGTGTTCGGGGTGGTATCGGTCGTGAGCGCCCTGTCGCTCGCGGTCGCGCTTGCGGTGTTCTGA